In Halobacterium sp. R2-5, the following are encoded in one genomic region:
- a CDS encoding amidohydrolase family protein, protein MTVIDAYTHALTEDFYETLLDEYDFQGLSGDPSFLWNTDRRLDHMDEFGIDKQVLTLALPPLWRGMDDDTALELTRLANDEIRRLADEHPDRFVAVGTVPRAGDEFLAEFDRCVEDLGMAGVQIFSSIEGEPLDRPKFHGLFERAERHDAPLWMHPQLHEWYEWASEYMEHRLFGWPFDTTLALSRLVFGGVVSEYDFDLLAHHGGGMVPFYGGRIDSFYQTRLDYPENYADTDLPELDQPVTDYFKQFHVDTAVSGSVAAHDCAHSFFGDNVVFGTDYPFGPGRGRAWIEQGLDAVGEMRADDAARDGIRSGNLEALLD, encoded by the coding sequence ATGACAGTCATCGACGCGTACACGCACGCGCTCACCGAGGACTTCTACGAGACGCTGCTCGACGAGTACGACTTCCAGGGGCTGAGCGGCGACCCGTCGTTCCTCTGGAATACGGACCGGCGGCTCGACCACATGGACGAGTTCGGTATCGACAAGCAGGTCTTGACGCTCGCGCTCCCGCCGCTGTGGCGCGGCATGGACGACGACACAGCCCTCGAGCTGACGCGGCTCGCGAACGACGAGATTCGACGGCTCGCCGACGAGCACCCCGACCGGTTCGTCGCCGTCGGGACGGTCCCGCGGGCCGGCGACGAGTTCCTCGCGGAGTTCGACCGCTGCGTCGAGGACCTCGGGATGGCGGGCGTCCAGATCTTCTCCAGCATCGAGGGCGAGCCGCTGGACCGCCCGAAGTTCCACGGGCTGTTCGAGCGCGCCGAGCGCCACGACGCCCCGCTGTGGATGCACCCGCAGCTCCACGAGTGGTACGAGTGGGCGAGCGAGTACATGGAACACCGGCTGTTCGGGTGGCCGTTCGACACGACGCTGGCGCTCTCCCGGCTGGTGTTCGGCGGCGTCGTCTCCGAGTACGACTTCGACCTGCTCGCCCACCACGGCGGCGGCATGGTGCCGTTCTACGGCGGCCGCATCGACTCGTTCTACCAGACGCGGTTGGACTACCCGGAGAACTACGCGGACACCGACCTCCCCGAGTTGGACCAGCCGGTCACGGACTACTTCAAGCAGTTCCACGTCGACACCGCGGTCAGCGGCTCCGTCGCGGCTCACGACTGCGCGCACTCGTTCTTCGGCGACAACGTCGTGTTCGGCACGGACTACCCGTTCGGGCCGGGCCGCGGCCGCGCGTGGATCGAACAGGGCCTCGACGCCGTCGGGGAGATGCGCGCGGACGACGCGGCCCGCGACGGCATCCGCAGCGGCAACCTCGAAGCGCTGCTGGACTGA
- a CDS encoding ABC transporter ATP-binding protein has protein sequence MAVLEGEHLTKRFGGIVAVDDVSFSIERGETVGLIGPNGAGKSTLFRLISGVQEPNEGTVYLDGEDITGMSPHEICHRGLVRTHQIVHPFENLTLVENAAVGAEFGGRSSKNAEERAYEALEFVGLEEMAHTTPNELSVGALKRLEIARTLATDPEVLLFDEVAGGLDTEETEAIVGLIRDIADRGKTVFLIDHVMRALMSVSDRVLVLDNANLIATGTPDEIQNNQRVIEAYLGENAGDAIDDGASAGAGAD, from the coding sequence GTTCTCCATCGAGCGCGGGGAGACGGTCGGCCTCATCGGGCCGAACGGCGCCGGCAAGTCGACGCTGTTCCGACTCATCTCCGGCGTCCAGGAGCCCAACGAGGGCACCGTCTACCTCGACGGCGAGGACATCACCGGGATGAGTCCGCACGAGATCTGTCACCGCGGGCTCGTCCGCACCCACCAGATCGTCCACCCGTTCGAGAACCTCACGCTCGTGGAGAACGCCGCCGTCGGCGCGGAGTTCGGCGGCCGCAGCTCGAAGAACGCCGAGGAGCGCGCGTACGAGGCCCTGGAGTTCGTCGGCCTCGAGGAGATGGCCCACACCACCCCCAACGAGCTCAGCGTCGGCGCGCTCAAGCGACTGGAAATCGCCCGGACGCTCGCGACCGACCCCGAGGTCTTGCTGTTCGACGAGGTCGCGGGCGGCCTCGACACCGAGGAGACCGAGGCCATCGTCGGCCTCATCCGCGACATCGCCGACCGCGGGAAGACCGTCTTCCTCATCGACCACGTGATGCGCGCGCTGATGTCCGTCAGCGACCGCGTCCTCGTCCTCGACAACGCGAACCTCATCGCGACCGGGACGCCCGACGAGATTCAGAACAACCAGCGCGTCATCGAGGCGTACCTCGGCGAGAACGCCGGCGACGCGATAGACGACGGCGCGAGCGCGGGCGCCGGCGCCGACTAG
- a CDS encoding MBL fold metallo-hydrolase produces MISEPASGVYDVTLAELNGGRYRVFVFDGETPTLVDAGLEGTVDAVEEGLDELGVEPERVVVTHGDGDHVGGLPGLAERYDLETWLPEGLDVDGHEPDYRYGDGDEVGRFTAVHTPGHTSEHHSLVDEDSGVAVIGDALFGADARGLPEGYFVLPTGYYSADLNEADESLAKLAEYDFDVGLVYHGESVTEDASEKLEAFVNFAGKPT; encoded by the coding sequence ATGATTTCGGAGCCAGCAAGCGGCGTGTACGACGTGACGCTCGCGGAGCTGAACGGCGGCCGGTACCGCGTGTTCGTCTTCGACGGAGAGACGCCGACGCTCGTGGACGCCGGCCTCGAAGGAACGGTCGACGCCGTCGAGGAGGGCCTCGACGAACTCGGTGTCGAGCCCGAGCGCGTGGTCGTCACGCACGGCGACGGCGACCACGTCGGCGGCCTCCCCGGGCTCGCGGAGCGCTACGACCTCGAAACGTGGCTCCCGGAAGGCCTCGACGTGGACGGCCACGAGCCCGATTACCGGTACGGCGACGGCGACGAGGTCGGCCGCTTCACGGCCGTCCACACGCCCGGTCACACGTCCGAGCACCACTCGCTCGTCGACGAGGACAGCGGCGTCGCGGTGATCGGCGACGCGCTGTTCGGCGCGGACGCCCGCGGCCTCCCGGAGGGGTACTTCGTGCTCCCGACGGGGTACTACTCCGCGGACCTGAACGAGGCCGACGAGTCACTGGCGAAGCTCGCCGAGTACGACTTCGACGTCGGCCTCGTCTACCACGGGGAGAGCGTCACGGAGGACGCGAGCGAGAAACTGGAGGCGTTCGTGAACTTCGCCGGGAAACCCACCTAG
- a CDS encoding UbiA family prenyltransferase has product MVADPGRAVDGLLAGVKPTFMLPAVGVALAGAALAPAVYIPLATTHAAAVGAALYTAHVVDEYVDAHVRGEHDPVLPPGLLKTAAASASLTFLALVALLWAVGARAAVAATLPLWALAVLHAPVLDKHPLTVTVDYPVGVALAFAGGFLAQTDVLAPGVAAVALALAVSLSGLKVSIDRLDREFDRTVDKRTLPVLLGDDASTRVSAAVHALAALLVVAFVASGMLSPLALVAAVVALADAAIAASLAPRWSVRLQMALAYPFTAALLGAHCLARGCAALAAL; this is encoded by the coding sequence ATGGTCGCCGACCCCGGCCGCGCCGTCGACGGTCTGCTCGCGGGCGTCAAGCCGACGTTCATGCTCCCCGCGGTCGGCGTCGCGCTCGCCGGCGCCGCGCTCGCGCCCGCCGTCTACATCCCGCTCGCCACCACGCACGCCGCCGCCGTCGGCGCCGCCCTCTACACCGCGCACGTCGTCGACGAGTACGTCGACGCCCACGTCCGCGGCGAGCACGATCCCGTGCTCCCTCCCGGTCTGCTGAAGACCGCGGCTGCCAGCGCCTCGCTCACGTTCCTCGCGCTCGTCGCCCTGCTCTGGGCCGTCGGCGCTCGCGCGGCCGTCGCCGCGACGCTCCCGCTGTGGGCGCTCGCCGTCCTGCACGCCCCCGTGCTGGACAAGCACCCGCTGACCGTCACCGTCGACTACCCGGTCGGCGTCGCGCTCGCGTTCGCCGGCGGCTTCCTCGCGCAGACCGACGTGCTCGCCCCGGGCGTCGCCGCGGTGGCGCTCGCGCTCGCCGTCTCGCTTTCCGGGCTGAAAGTCTCCATCGACCGCCTCGACCGGGAGTTCGACCGGACCGTCGACAAGCGCACGCTCCCGGTCCTCCTCGGTGACGACGCGAGCACGCGCGTCTCCGCGGCTGTCCACGCGCTCGCGGCCCTGCTCGTCGTCGCGTTCGTCGCGAGCGGGATGCTCTCCCCGCTCGCGCTCGTGGCCGCAGTCGTCGCGCTCGCGGACGCCGCAATCGCCGCCTCCCTCGCGCCGCGGTGGTCGGTCCGACTGCAGATGGCGCTCGCGTACCCGTTCACGGCGGCGTTGCTCGGTGCGCACTGTCTCGCGAGAGGTTGTGCCGCGCTCGCCGCCCTCTAG
- a CDS encoding IclR family transcriptional regulator, which yields MPNGPTSRTGVKSDETLFAVLAALREAGGAGVTELADELDVAKSTVHNHLATMREHGFVVKAGDEYRLGLELFHYGQEVRNEFDVYRAARPVVDDLVETTGEMVWLFTPENGRVMYLYGGAGGTGIDVDTILGSWEYMHCTSGGKAILAHYGEDEVDAVVERHGLPARTPNTVTSREELDAELEAVRERGYALNLGEDLEGVHAVAVPLHYEDELVGSLAVAGPAHRVSRERCESELVDQLRASTNDIELNLAYA from the coding sequence ATGCCGAACGGACCCACGAGCCGGACGGGGGTGAAGTCAGACGAGACGCTGTTCGCCGTGCTCGCGGCGCTGCGGGAGGCCGGCGGCGCGGGGGTGACGGAGCTCGCGGACGAGCTCGACGTCGCGAAGAGCACCGTCCACAACCACCTCGCGACGATGCGCGAGCACGGCTTCGTCGTGAAGGCGGGCGACGAGTACCGGCTCGGCCTGGAGCTGTTCCACTACGGTCAGGAGGTCCGCAACGAGTTCGACGTCTACCGCGCGGCCCGCCCCGTCGTCGACGACCTCGTCGAGACCACGGGCGAGATGGTGTGGCTGTTCACGCCGGAGAACGGCCGCGTGATGTACCTCTACGGGGGCGCCGGCGGCACCGGCATCGACGTGGACACGATACTCGGCTCGTGGGAGTACATGCACTGCACGTCCGGCGGGAAGGCGATTCTCGCGCACTACGGCGAGGACGAGGTCGACGCGGTCGTGGAGCGCCACGGGCTGCCCGCGCGCACCCCGAACACGGTGACGAGCCGCGAGGAACTGGACGCGGAACTGGAGGCGGTCCGCGAGCGCGGGTACGCGCTGAACCTCGGCGAGGACTTAGAGGGCGTCCACGCCGTCGCCGTGCCGCTACACTACGAGGACGAGCTCGTCGGATCGCTCGCTGTCGCGGGACCGGCCCACCGCGTGAGCCGCGAGCGCTGCGAGAGCGAGCTCGTCGACCAGCTGCGGGCGTCCACGAACGACATCGAACTCAACCTCGCGTACGCCTAG
- a CDS encoding SLC13 family permease, whose protein sequence is MTTDSTWSDALRGDVDPAWLSLPVGAAAGAAVLLFAPIDAEMARMLAITVFSIALWVGSPVEPWLTGLLAIGLVGVAFSTDLALTGFGSAATWLVVLGILLGEATRQSGLAAAVERAALSVIPGDATSDAKTTYRNLLVVLCAAALGFVVLVPSSLVRVLILGPILISVGERFTERRTRVGLFLGPLFVTYYAGTGILTGSLANIIITGLVETNAGVSIGWVEWAVWLGPVMAVGRAAVITAIAYFLYRPRDADAMRETDAVRESAAAPSEARRMMAFLLVGVAIWATDTVHGLHPLYGALVVAILAFTPRIGVVGVDAVEEANFSIVFFLGAIFAIAAGLQQTGFTDVAADGILASFPQDASLAVALGFLAIASIALTFLMEGLAVASVLTPVLVAFAESAGLPLVPVAMTEAVALNTYFFPYQSAVLVAILGLDVVDSMELIKMAALCSLATLVLLLPIQIGIFALAF, encoded by the coding sequence GTGACGACTGACTCGACGTGGTCGGACGCCCTCCGCGGAGACGTCGACCCCGCGTGGCTGTCGCTGCCGGTCGGCGCCGCGGCCGGGGCGGCCGTCCTCCTGTTCGCCCCCATCGACGCCGAGATGGCGCGGATGCTCGCCATCACCGTCTTCTCCATCGCGCTGTGGGTCGGGTCGCCCGTCGAACCGTGGCTCACGGGCCTGCTCGCCATCGGGCTCGTCGGCGTGGCGTTCTCCACGGACCTCGCGCTCACCGGCTTCGGATCGGCCGCGACGTGGCTGGTCGTCCTCGGCATCCTACTCGGCGAAGCCACCCGCCAGAGCGGCCTCGCCGCGGCCGTCGAGCGCGCCGCCTTGAGCGTCATCCCGGGCGACGCCACGTCCGACGCGAAGACCACGTACCGGAACCTCCTGGTCGTCCTCTGCGCTGCCGCGCTCGGCTTCGTCGTGCTCGTGCCGTCGTCGCTCGTGCGCGTGCTCATCCTCGGCCCCATCCTCATCTCCGTCGGCGAGCGCTTCACCGAGCGCCGCACCCGCGTCGGCCTCTTCCTCGGGCCGCTGTTCGTCACCTACTACGCCGGCACCGGCATCCTCACGGGGTCGCTCGCGAACATCATCATCACGGGACTCGTCGAGACGAACGCCGGCGTCTCCATCGGCTGGGTGGAGTGGGCGGTCTGGCTCGGCCCCGTGATGGCCGTCGGGCGCGCCGCCGTCATCACCGCCATCGCCTACTTCCTCTACCGGCCGCGGGACGCCGACGCGATGCGCGAAACCGACGCCGTCCGCGAGTCCGCTGCTGCGCCCTCGGAGGCGCGCCGCATGATGGCGTTCCTCCTCGTCGGCGTCGCCATCTGGGCGACCGACACCGTCCACGGCCTCCACCCCCTGTACGGTGCGCTCGTCGTCGCCATCCTCGCGTTCACCCCCCGCATCGGCGTGGTGGGCGTGGACGCCGTCGAGGAGGCGAACTTCTCCATCGTGTTCTTCCTCGGCGCCATCTTCGCCATCGCCGCCGGTCTCCAGCAGACCGGGTTCACGGACGTCGCGGCCGACGGCATCCTCGCGTCGTTCCCGCAGGACGCGTCGCTGGCCGTCGCGCTCGGGTTCCTCGCGATCGCGTCCATCGCGCTGACGTTCCTCATGGAGGGGCTGGCGGTCGCGAGCGTGCTCACGCCCGTGCTCGTCGCGTTCGCCGAGAGCGCCGGCCTCCCGCTCGTGCCCGTCGCGATGACGGAAGCCGTCGCGCTCAACACGTACTTCTTCCCCTACCAGTCCGCCGTCCTCGTCGCCATCCTCGGCCTCGACGTCGTCGACTCGATGGAGCTCATCAAGATGGCAGCGCTCTGCTCGCTCGCGACGCTCGTACTCCTGCTCCCGATTCAAATCGGCATCTTCGCGCTCGCGTTCTGA
- a CDS encoding class I adenylate-forming enzyme family protein, whose product MHYLEAFERSVRVHGDETAIVTDDGRSFTYEEFDRRSTELANAVVDAVGDSPVAVLALNSPAAAEAMIAGHKRGTPTVQLSFRGSAGELVDMVETGGAEALVFDDANAERAVEVIDGADLSVGFHAGSADVDHPDVVEYEDALGDASSTLPDHLPADGKTNVFYTSGTTSTPKAVAFDGEQMWTGAYQGIMEHGIDQTDLAIVTTPWYHMVTSDAWLYPHWMAGATTCLQSDFDPSEVLELVEDHDATGLLAVPTQLSLLNDVQENESDPYDTSSLSYIRTGGSVVTEELVERTSELLSENLYNTYGMTEGGPNFTFAHPSVQDEHPGTIGKESFSWELRVVETAPITEHPDPEAEVGPGEQGEIIARGPGVPDGYIDNPEAEEKTFFGEWLRTRDVAEVDEDGFLYITDRVDNMFISGGENIYPAEVERAIDGHPAVAETLVFGQDDEEWGQKVTAIVVAEMDVDADEIDTFCRKHDSLANYKRPREYVVREEPLPRTDTGTVQRQEAIDQHFD is encoded by the coding sequence ATGCATTACTTGGAAGCATTCGAGCGGAGCGTCCGCGTCCACGGCGACGAAACCGCCATCGTCACCGACGACGGCCGGTCGTTCACGTACGAGGAGTTCGACCGCCGGAGCACCGAACTCGCGAACGCCGTCGTCGACGCCGTCGGCGACTCGCCGGTGGCGGTGCTCGCGTTGAACAGCCCGGCGGCCGCCGAGGCGATGATCGCCGGTCACAAGCGCGGCACGCCGACAGTCCAGCTCTCCTTCCGCGGGTCCGCCGGCGAGCTCGTCGACATGGTCGAGACGGGGGGCGCCGAGGCGCTCGTCTTCGACGACGCGAACGCCGAGCGCGCCGTCGAGGTCATCGACGGCGCCGACCTCTCCGTGGGGTTCCACGCAGGGTCGGCTGACGTCGACCACCCGGACGTGGTGGAGTACGAGGACGCCCTCGGTGACGCGTCCTCGACGCTGCCCGACCACCTCCCCGCGGACGGCAAGACCAACGTCTTCTACACGAGCGGCACGACGTCCACGCCGAAGGCCGTCGCGTTCGACGGCGAGCAGATGTGGACCGGCGCCTACCAGGGCATCATGGAGCACGGCATCGACCAGACGGACCTCGCCATCGTGACGACGCCGTGGTACCACATGGTCACGTCGGACGCGTGGCTGTACCCGCACTGGATGGCGGGCGCGACGACGTGCCTCCAGTCGGACTTCGACCCCTCGGAGGTGCTCGAACTCGTCGAGGACCACGACGCCACCGGCCTGCTCGCCGTCCCCACCCAGCTGTCGCTGCTCAACGACGTACAGGAGAACGAGAGCGACCCCTACGACACGAGTTCGCTGTCGTACATCCGCACCGGCGGCTCGGTGGTCACCGAGGAGCTCGTCGAACGCACGTCCGAGCTCCTCTCGGAGAACCTCTACAACACGTACGGGATGACCGAGGGCGGCCCGAACTTCACGTTCGCGCACCCGTCCGTGCAGGACGAACACCCGGGCACCATCGGCAAGGAGTCGTTCTCGTGGGAGCTCCGCGTCGTGGAGACGGCGCCCATCACCGAACACCCCGACCCCGAGGCGGAGGTCGGGCCGGGCGAGCAGGGCGAGATCATCGCCCGCGGCCCCGGCGTCCCGGACGGCTACATCGACAACCCCGAGGCCGAGGAGAAGACGTTCTTCGGCGAGTGGCTGCGCACGCGTGACGTCGCAGAAGTCGACGAGGACGGCTTCCTCTACATCACCGACCGCGTGGACAACATGTTCATCAGCGGCGGGGAGAACATCTACCCCGCGGAGGTCGAGCGCGCCATCGACGGCCACCCGGCGGTCGCGGAGACGCTCGTGTTCGGGCAGGACGACGAGGAGTGGGGCCAGAAGGTCACCGCCATCGTCGTCGCCGAGATGGACGTCGACGCCGACGAAATCGACACGTTCTGCCGGAAGCACGACTCGCTGGCGAACTACAAGCGCCCCCGCGAGTACGTCGTCCGCGAGGAGCCGCTGCCGCGCACTGACACCGGCACGGTCCAGCGCCAGGAAGCCATCGACCAGCACTTCGACTGA